A genomic segment from Nocardiopsis sp. Huas11 encodes:
- a CDS encoding MFS transporter has translation MSFYGDLRVVLRGSRFRRLFNTRLVSQFSDGVYQAGLAGFVFFNPEQHTSAGAVAAAFAVLLLPFSVVAPFAGVLIDRWPRRQVLLWSSLVKAALAVVSALLVSGGEGPAFLVAALLVLSVNRFFLSGLSAGLPYVVSRDKLMMANAVTPTCGTVASSLGTGVGLAVGLVGGATALGTGLVLFAAALGFAGAALVSLTLGYRELGPHLEREPAEVRVAVHNAVLGMVAGVRHIWARPAARDALATIGGHRVLFGISTLLTLLLYNNTFTGGGVAGLAGFSVAAGLLAIGFFLGAVATPWATARMEPGTWIALQLAAAAAALAVFGLPFSPALFPVAAFVLGFVSQGVKVTVDTLVQRHVDDAFRGRVFSVYDVLFNATFVLGAALAAALVPPSGVSAAVVGAMAVAFLALSAAWVVRGRRRGPAPVGPAAESASVSVEDAGGAAPESVT, from the coding sequence GTGTCCTTCTACGGTGATCTGCGCGTGGTCCTCCGGGGATCCAGGTTCCGCCGGCTGTTCAACACCCGCCTGGTCTCGCAGTTCTCCGATGGCGTCTACCAGGCCGGTCTGGCCGGATTCGTCTTCTTCAACCCCGAGCAGCACACGAGCGCCGGCGCCGTCGCGGCGGCCTTCGCGGTGCTGCTCCTGCCGTTCTCGGTGGTGGCGCCCTTCGCCGGGGTCCTGATCGACCGCTGGCCGCGCCGCCAGGTCCTGCTGTGGTCCTCCCTCGTCAAGGCCGCGCTCGCGGTCGTGAGCGCCCTGCTGGTCTCCGGGGGCGAGGGACCGGCCTTCCTCGTCGCCGCGCTGCTGGTCCTGAGCGTCAACCGCTTCTTCCTGTCCGGCCTGTCGGCGGGACTGCCGTACGTGGTCTCCCGCGACAAGCTGATGATGGCCAACGCGGTCACCCCGACCTGCGGGACCGTGGCCAGCTCGCTGGGCACCGGCGTGGGACTGGCCGTGGGCCTGGTCGGCGGCGCGACGGCCCTCGGCACGGGCCTGGTCCTGTTCGCCGCCGCGCTCGGCTTCGCCGGGGCGGCGCTGGTCTCCCTGACCCTCGGATACCGGGAGCTGGGACCCCACCTGGAGCGGGAACCCGCCGAGGTGCGCGTGGCCGTCCACAACGCCGTGCTGGGCATGGTGGCCGGGGTACGGCACATCTGGGCCCGCCCGGCCGCCAGGGACGCGCTGGCCACCATCGGCGGACACCGCGTGCTGTTCGGGATCTCCACCCTGCTCACGCTGCTGCTGTACAACAACACGTTCACCGGCGGCGGTGTGGCCGGGCTCGCCGGGTTCTCCGTCGCGGCCGGACTGCTGGCGATCGGGTTCTTCCTCGGCGCGGTGGCCACTCCGTGGGCGACCGCGCGCATGGAGCCGGGCACGTGGATCGCCCTGCAGCTGGCGGCCGCCGCCGCGGCCCTGGCGGTGTTCGGGCTGCCGTTCTCCCCGGCGCTGTTCCCCGTGGCCGCGTTCGTGCTGGGCTTCGTCTCGCAGGGTGTGAAGGTCACGGTCGACACGTTGGTTCAGCGACATGTCGACGACGCGTTCCGGGGCCGGGTGTTCTCCGTCTACGACGTCCTGTTCAACGCCACGTTCGTCCTGGGCGCGGCACTGGCGGCGGCGCTGGTGCCGCCGTCGGGCGTGAGCGCGGCCGTGGTCGGCGCCATGGCCGTCGCCTTCCTGGCCCTGAGCGCCGCCTGGGTCGTGCGCGGCCGGCGCCGGGGACCGGCACCGGTGGGGCCGGCCGCGGAGAGCGCGTCCGTGTCCGTCGAGGACGCGGGCGGGGCCGCCCCGGAGTCCGTCACCTGA
- a CDS encoding inositol-3-phosphate synthase — MGSVRVAVVGVGNCAASLVQGVHYYKDANPEARVPGLMHVQFGPYHVRDIEFVAAFDVDAKKVGHDLADAISASENNTIKIADVPPTGVTVMRGPTYDGLGKYYREMIEESAEDAVDVVAALKATKADVLVSYLPVGSEEAGKFYAQCAIDAGVAYVNALPVFIASDPEWADKFTKAGVPIIGDDIKSQIGATITHRVLSKLFEDRGVIVDRTYQLNFGGNMDFKNMLERERLESKKVSKTQSVTSQIPHELKAGSVHIGPSDHVPWLDDRKWAYIRLEGRAFGDVPLNLEYKLEVWDSPNSAGIIIDAVRAAKIAKDRGLGGPILEPSSYFMKSPPVQYSDSVAHDAVESFIAGDDQS, encoded by the coding sequence ATGGGTTCGGTACGTGTAGCCGTCGTGGGCGTCGGCAACTGTGCGGCGTCGCTCGTCCAAGGCGTGCATTACTACAAGGACGCCAACCCCGAGGCCCGGGTGCCCGGCCTGATGCATGTGCAGTTCGGGCCTTACCACGTGCGCGACATCGAGTTCGTGGCCGCCTTCGACGTGGACGCCAAGAAGGTCGGACACGACCTGGCGGACGCCATCTCGGCGAGTGAGAACAACACGATCAAGATCGCCGACGTGCCGCCGACCGGCGTCACCGTGATGCGCGGTCCGACCTACGACGGGCTCGGCAAGTACTACCGGGAGATGATCGAGGAGTCCGCCGAGGACGCCGTCGACGTCGTGGCCGCCCTCAAGGCCACCAAGGCCGACGTCCTCGTCTCCTACCTGCCCGTGGGCTCGGAGGAGGCGGGCAAGTTCTACGCCCAGTGCGCGATCGACGCGGGCGTGGCCTACGTCAACGCCCTGCCGGTGTTCATCGCCTCCGACCCCGAGTGGGCGGACAAGTTCACCAAGGCGGGCGTGCCGATCATCGGCGACGACATCAAGTCGCAGATCGGCGCCACCATCACCCACCGGGTGCTGTCGAAGCTCTTCGAGGACCGCGGCGTCATCGTCGACCGGACCTACCAGCTCAACTTCGGCGGCAACATGGACTTCAAGAACATGTTGGAGCGGGAGCGCCTGGAGTCGAAGAAGGTCTCCAAGACGCAGTCGGTCACCTCGCAGATCCCCCACGAGCTCAAGGCCGGCTCGGTCCACATCGGCCCGTCGGACCACGTGCCGTGGCTCGACGACCGCAAGTGGGCCTACATCCGCCTGGAGGGGCGCGCCTTCGGCGACGTTCCGCTGAACCTGGAGTACAAGCTGGAGGTCTGGGACTCTCCCAACTCCGCCGGCATCATCATCGACGCCGTCCGCGCCGCGAAGATCGCCAAGGACCGCGGCCTCGGCGGCCCGATCCTGGAGCCGTCCTCGTACTTCATGAAGTCCCCGCCCGTGCAGTACAGCGACTCGGTGGCGCACGACGCCGTCGAGAGCTTCATCGCGGGCGACGACCAGAGCTGA